A window from Phycisphaeraceae bacterium encodes these proteins:
- a CDS encoding glutamate mutase L, protein MSSPSHAAGHASARPTPPPDRIRVVVATDCGSTTTKAILIQQQPDGSYRQTHRGEAPTTVEEPFADVTIGVSNSVTELQELSGRRLVDDDGCIIRRTSPDDPNGCDIYISTSSAGGGLQMMVAGVVKQMTAESAKRAALGAGAIVMDTIAANDQRKPHEQIQRIRELRPDMVLISGGTDGGDSKKVVELAELIAPAKPRPRFGSEYRLPIIFAGNKEAAPAVRRVFDGPGFDLAVVDNLRPVLERENLGPAREKIHDVFLEHVMAHAPGYDKLIAWTDAPIMPTPGAVGDILQEIARQRGINAVGVDIGGATTDVFSVFDHAGSPVFNRTVSANLGMSYSISNVCAEAGMANVLRWVHLDMDERELRNRVKNKMIRPTTIPQTREALVFEQAVAREALRLAYVQHKDFATTLKGVQQQRTVGDAFSQQEAGRTIVDNMKLDLLVASGGVLSHAPRMEQTAAMLVDSFEPEGFTELAKDSIFMMPHLGVLASVHSKAAMEVFERDCLILLGTSIAAKGTGKLGKACFSYSISGGGLSERGTMAYGEVKLLRLAAGQTARAEITPERGFDVGAGPGKPISREVRGGTVGLVLDARGRPLSLPEDPQQRRATIARWVKALELYPD, encoded by the coding sequence GTGTCATCGCCTTCCCACGCTGCCGGCCATGCCTCGGCGCGACCCACGCCGCCCCCCGACCGCATTCGTGTCGTGGTCGCGACCGATTGCGGCTCGACCACGACCAAGGCCATTCTGATTCAGCAGCAGCCGGACGGCTCCTACCGTCAAACCCATCGCGGCGAAGCGCCGACCACCGTCGAAGAGCCGTTCGCCGATGTCACGATCGGCGTCTCGAACTCGGTGACGGAACTCCAGGAGCTCTCCGGTCGACGGCTCGTCGATGACGATGGCTGCATCATTCGCCGGACCTCGCCGGACGACCCCAACGGCTGCGACATCTACATCTCCACTTCGAGCGCCGGCGGCGGACTGCAGATGATGGTGGCCGGCGTGGTCAAGCAGATGACCGCCGAGAGCGCGAAGCGCGCCGCGCTCGGCGCGGGTGCGATCGTGATGGACACGATTGCCGCGAACGACCAGCGGAAGCCGCACGAGCAGATCCAGCGCATTCGCGAGCTTCGCCCCGACATGGTGCTCATTTCCGGCGGAACCGATGGCGGTGATTCAAAGAAGGTGGTGGAACTCGCCGAGCTGATCGCCCCGGCGAAACCGCGCCCTCGCTTCGGCAGCGAGTACCGGCTGCCCATCATCTTTGCCGGCAACAAGGAGGCGGCGCCCGCGGTTCGTCGCGTCTTCGACGGCCCCGGCTTCGATCTTGCGGTGGTCGACAACCTCCGTCCCGTGCTCGAGCGCGAGAATCTCGGTCCCGCGCGAGAGAAGATTCACGATGTCTTCCTCGAGCATGTCATGGCCCACGCGCCGGGCTATGACAAGCTCATCGCCTGGACCGATGCACCGATCATGCCGACTCCCGGCGCCGTCGGCGACATTCTCCAGGAGATCGCGCGACAGCGCGGCATCAACGCGGTCGGCGTCGACATCGGCGGCGCCACCACCGATGTCTTCAGCGTCTTCGACCATGCCGGCAGCCCCGTCTTCAATCGAACGGTGAGTGCGAACCTCGGCATGAGCTACTCCATCTCCAATGTCTGCGCCGAGGCGGGCATGGCCAATGTGCTCCGCTGGGTGCACCTGGACATGGATGAGCGCGAGTTGCGCAATCGCGTGAAGAACAAGATGATCCGCCCCACGACGATTCCGCAGACCCGTGAGGCGCTCGTCTTCGAACAGGCCGTCGCGCGTGAGGCGCTGCGGCTCGCCTATGTGCAGCACAAGGACTTCGCCACCACGCTCAAGGGCGTGCAGCAGCAGCGCACCGTGGGCGATGCCTTCAGCCAGCAGGAGGCGGGCCGAACGATTGTCGACAACATGAAGCTCGACCTGCTGGTCGCGTCAGGCGGCGTGCTCTCCCACGCTCCGAGGATGGAGCAGACCGCCGCGATGCTCGTCGACAGCTTCGAGCCCGAGGGCTTCACGGAGTTGGCCAAGGACTCGATCTTCATGATGCCGCACCTCGGCGTGCTCGCGAGCGTCCATTCAAAGGCGGCGATGGAAGTCTTCGAGCGCGACTGCCTGATTCTTCTGGGCACTTCGATTGCTGCGAAGGGCACCGGCAAGCTGGGCAAGGCGTGCTTCTCCTATTCGATCAGCGGCGGCGGGCTCTCCGAGCGCGGCACCATGGCCTACGGCGAAGTGAAGCTCCTGCGCCTGGCCGCGGGTCAGACCGCGCGCGCCGAGATCACACCCGAGCGCGGCTTCGATGTCGGCGCGGGTCCAGGGAAGCCCATCTCGCGCGAAGTGCGCGGCGGCACGGTGGGGCTCGTGCTTGATGCGCGGGGCCGACCGCTCTCCCTTCCTGAAGATCCGCAGCAGCGACGGGCCACTATTGCCCGCTGGGTGAAGGCGCTCGAGCTCTACCCCGACTGA